The window ttttttttcaatttccgaCGTTCCCGaaattcagaaaccggtcaacatgcagattcggaacaaataaatgcacaacacaagagaatgcatcaggatggtcttttcacttcaggttgctagtcctagacagacccaacccctgtgttgagtcccctaagtcaaatgcaacgtgatgcaaataagcgttcctgctagggatccggcatgaagtcacgttattctatgttcaaaatcTGGGccagtgttctagactgtgtacccgagcggacaactcgagtcgaggagggggcaacttaccgggaaccaaaaggccatccggcttcgtaacttgtccgacctctttcttatttcaaggtatgacactaacaaaatagggagtctcaaccgaTAAGCACATCCCCGGGGTAacgagagaagggtgtcggcatagtttatatacaattcagataatatcgaagcgataacatttagcacatttatcataaaacatgtaggaaaatcaggtataattaaatacaacaatttatctaagctcgaattctgaaccctgaactagagattctgggttcgactccccaacagagtcgccagagctgtcacacctcctttttacacctaCACCagtaagggcgtaaaggagtttttccatttaaaggacaatcgaagcgggatttgattattaattattcagagtctccacttgggaaattaatggtgtcccaagtcatcggttgcatcccgaaccgaggaaagaTATGACtatgttaacagtccgcgaaccagaaatccgagtaaggaattctgttaacccgggagaaggtgttaggcattcccgggctccgtggttttagcacggtcgcttaactattgtatttgattttatctgatctTAATACATGCTAGTTCATGtgccttttattaattttacaccgcttttattatagttatattttttaagaattgcgacgtcatgaaaacgcgtttcgaaccacgtcgcaatcaatgcacccgcagttatcaacacatttcgacttcgtcgagatttggatttagtcgcatcaatgcgcacccgaattttaagaaggttattaaatcgtgcctacagatactaacgtagtgttatttttgggaaaaagctatgaagttcgctaaacggccatcccaaattctaattatttcgataactatttactaagggccccacatttatttatttttgcgcggtgaggctcgtctcaatttgtgaaactcttttctatcattatttatttttataagaattacgacgtcgtgaaaacgcgtttcgaactacgtcacaatcaatgcacccgtgattgtcaacacattttgactttgtCGAGAtctagatttgggtcgcatcaatgcgcatccgagtttaagaaagtgatttaattaaatcgcgtctaaagattctaacgtaatattattttggggaaggccgtgaaattcgctaaacaaccTTCCCAAATCTAAACAGCGAGATAATTATGCTATTAATTACTTAAGGATCCTAATTGGTTAAGGCCAACATTTGTTAAATTTGAATTTGAACATCCGGGTGGAAATGCCGAGCAAATGGGCTCTGAACCCATAAGGCCCAGCTCCTGCCGTTGCACATGCTGCAGGCACAGGTCCTTAGAGCGCTAGGCATTAGGTATAAAGCAGGCCCAAAATTTGGCTTGCAGTCGTACAGCCCAGAGATCGAATCCTTGGGCACCTTTTGATTTAACTAATTTCTCAGGCCTTAATGCACCTAGACCTTAAATCGATTTATCATCTGACCAAAATTCTGGGCTACCTGCTAGTATGTCAGGCCCAAAACTGGCCCAATATGAAGCTGTTAAATATGCAATTCATACTAGACCAAACTTAAAAGCAGCCAAGCGTATGGAACTCCAAATCAACTACAACTCTGCAGATTTAACTTCAGCATACTAGGGAACTTAAACAAATTGAAAATGACAATTGCCTAAACATgaaatgcacaatttaaacagtcCATAACCTAGATTACATACATGAATCTAAATACCCAAATATCCACTTACTAATCGAAATGAACTAACTCATACTCGACAGTTTATCAGTCCAATTCATACAAACCAAGATTAGTACAGTACCTAAATGACATGGGTAAGCTAATTGTTTCATACATTAATTTAGACAAAAACATCATAAAAATTTCAGAGATCAACTTCAGACAGCATGTTTACTTCAATTCCATAAACTTGAGAGTTACAGAACAAGTACCTGGAAATTGAAAGGAAAATAGAGAAAAGGAGAGGAATCAGCTACTTtcaacaacaacagcagtaaaCCCAGCAATATATACCACAAGACAGGCCAGAAAACAGTTTTGAAACTCAGAAATACATGCAGCCTCACAGATCAATTCAACACATACTCCAAATATACTCCTGACCCTCACAGCTGAAACCAAACACACCTGCGATACTGCTAAACCCCAAAACCCAGCTGAAGTCCAAAAACTAGTAATGAAACTGTGAAACTGTTTCGGATTTCtccattttttgatgtttttgttttctgAATAGTTTTGGAATTAAAATGCTGGTTGAAATCAAAAGCAATAATGAAAGCTCAAATTGAAACTTAGGGCTGAAGGCAGAAGAAGAGAGAGGAACCCCTTTtccaaggcatttcatgcccttttataggcaaccccaaagAGAATAGATCAGGTTCTTATTTTCCAATCAGTCCCTCCCTATTTTCAATTTGGTCCCTCTATTTttatcttgctaaacaagtaactgcATTACAATTATCAAAATCTACACTTGcaccccattctagaaggccctaaggtattcctctacccatacaatacctagaCTGCCCTTCCatataccttgatattactattcctatcagaactacccttttccatacccagactACCCCTGAAAGCCTTTCAAAATCACTGAACCTAccctcatccttaacagctataCCCAATACCCTAACCCAATCTAAAACTAACTGAAATTAATTAACTAACATTCAGAAACTAACTAATCAGACTGATCAAAATCAATTCTGTTCAATTATACCAACTCAAACAAGCTAAACAAAATTAAACTGAGCTTAAGCTACCATGATTAATACTAAGTGAACTTTAAACTAATTCTTAAACCATGAACTTACAATCATTCAACCAAATATCAAACTCAGAATCAACAGTAATTAACAGAACTTAAACTAATgcaattaaaccataaaattaacagaacaattaacgaaacaacactgtaaataatacttcaaacATGCGAGTAAAAGGAAGCAATAAAACTCACAAAGACATGAGGGACTCCGGCCAGTCAGAAACATCTGAATCccttcagatttttgacgcgtaacatccctaaccatgtgttcttacaagagaacacatggttaaggatactacggttcgaaatcaaaaggatttggttttagggtttggccagaaattcttagatctaagattcggGCCGTTTCACggtgatttgaaagaaaatagccgtggattagtgttgaggaagggcCGAGGGttgtggggtgtgattttggactgatttggatGAATTTGtcacttggccggaaaacttcaaaccAAGATTCGACGATTTCCGGCCTTGTTCGAGGTACACCAGTAGGTAcaatggaaagaggagagtgagggggATCTGTGGTGTTAACCTCGGAGTGAACGGCGTAGTTTGTGTTCACCGCCGATGAGGGGTTTGATGGCGGCGCGGGCTAGGGTTTGTTGAGGGGAAGGGTGGGGTAAGGAAGACGATGCAAATGGGGGTAGGGGGAAGGTTCAGACTCTTTTATATTTAgaacctcgttagttccggaccgtcggattgatgagatccaatgGTCCTGATCCAGGGACcccgaaacgacgccgtttcgtcTAGAAAGGGGGGGGCAGACCGGGTAGGGACTTGGGCTGGACTGAATTAAAATGTTTTTGAGGCGTTTGGGCCTGAGATGTTTCAATGCATTTGGCCCAAATTTTGGGTCTTAAATAAGACCACTTTttatactcttattttctttttattttcttttcttgcttttacaatttttataatatttttttttataatttttataaagatgtaaaactaacatgaaatcccgattgttttaaaacaaagactaattaattcctaaaattgttcaaaaactatttcgtgacaaattcacaataaaaattattaaaaatgcaaaagtgaactattttttgtgattttcatgctttgttctaaacaaattatcccttaattgatactaaatataaaaattaagacctaaatgcaaatgcatactctttgtgttttatatgaattaacatgcacaaataagatgccaataattaacacaaaacgccaccaaaattcacaagaattgtaaaaataaagaaaaaattattttattggaattttgggaattattcatatatagggcaaaaattacgtgctcacaagtAGTTAGTTACATTGTTAGTTAGTGTCAGTGAGTAAAAATTCACATCATTAGTTTGTATATATGTATAGGGGCACTACCATTTGTTAAATGAGAAAGTTTACTCTTATTCCAAAAGTTCTCGAACCTTCTTCTCCTCTCTCTGTGAGCTGCATGGCACACATTCATGGTGGTTGAGCTTTAGCTCAAATACTCTCTTCGATAATGTTCAATTTTGTCAATGTTAATAATCTCACATTTTTATGAATAATAAAAAGTAATTTTAAATCGCGTAAAAAATTCTTTTATGGTATAAGTGATATCAAAAGTTGGATTGTTTTCAATATATTACTTGAATAGTTTATCCATAGAGAAAATAtagtttgaaggaaaaaaaagataGAGAAAATATAATTGCTCTCAAGGTGAAAAAGAATGGGTCAGTACAAGAATATTTTCACCTTTAAATTCTTAAAGGCGCTTGAACTTTCCATCTCCTATAATCAAAACAGAATCATAAGATATTCGGTTCTACTCTTATCTTAATTATCAGTATATATTAATAGTAAAAATCTTTTCTATAAAATGTGAATTACCgtttttatgttttaaccccaatTTTCTTTCTAATAGTCCCATGTTATATCATCTTCAATGGAAGATAGAGTGAGCATTAATCCGTTTAGTTACCTAATAACAGGCATAGCTATACATCTATCTTAGAGAAGTCACCAATTTGTACAATCATACTTAAATTTACATACTTAACTCTCAATTGTTGTGTTTGGATGAAAGAAAGATTGTTCTATTTTTACTACTAAAAAAGTAGAatttattccttctatttcaTTTAATGTAATCCGCTTGACTGTGTACTTAATTTGTTGGGAAAATTTCCAGCAACCGTATGGCTCTTTTTCATGTCAGTGGCAATTCCTTCCGCGGATGGGAGGGGTCTATTGATTCAACGGAGGAATTGAGCATGGACCTTTTCAGAATTCAGAGAGCGAGGGGCATTAGACCAATATCAAGAGGATTGGAGCACATTATTATTAGATTAATCCCAATTCACACCTCGTAAGGTCCTTTAAAAGCCAAAGTATATCACAAAACTCAAATTCAAAATCTCTTACtatacataaaaaaataatattcatcTCATCACAATTCTCAACAATAACACCATATTATACATGATCACTTAGGAGCAGGGGCGGATCTATGTGTATGGGATGGGGTGGTACGTCACCCGCAAGCTTTGATAGAGACTATGCAATAGTATGTATACATGTATGTATATATAGAAGGAATGTCTACAAATAATATAAGTGGCACCCCATTAacaaaatggttcaaggtgccaCTGGCCAGACACAACCTTTACCTTTACCACCTTGGTTGCTCTttacttcttttttctctttccttAATTACTCTTTTTTGTTTGTTAGTACTCCCTTCGGTCCAAAATAAGCAATTTTTTAACTGTTTTCACACaaattaagaaattcaccttttaacattaattagtaatgaaattgaccatattaacctttactatctcttcacacaaatactcctaacacatactccaacactatttactccaagggcaatgtaggaaaaaaataattaattcattcttgaaatctggaaaaatcacttattttggatcaCAAAAAAGGTCAAAAAATCATTTATTTTAGACCGAAGGGAGTAGTTCCTATTGaaatttctttaattttattagtttattttaaaagttcttttctcctttttaacataaaatataaaaatcttttCCTTGTCAAAAAAAAATCTCCACTAGTGTGTTTTCCCAACTCCTTCATTATTtatgaataaataataaaaaattaattttttcttcgGAGGCGCAAACCCAGTAAATTTATTTGCAAAAgtgataataacaataataatagaaatccttAAATAAGTTACTTGGTGGAAACTGAACATTCCCTTTGGCTGCTCCTGTTAGACTATTTTCTCATTAATCTTTGTGTTTATTACAGAACTTTTCATCATCTTTTGTTGCTTCCTTTTTTACCACTGCGTATTATTTTTTCTTGTCAATTACTTCACTTACTCACATCTTCTCTAAAATCACACTCAAAAACCAGAGATCTAGTGCATGCAGGTCGACACGTGGTAGAGCTAACACTTAATTTGGCAGGTCTTTGTGCCGTCAAAACGCAAAATTGAAGGCCATTTCTGTCTTTTAACATCGAAAAATTAGGGTTGAATCCACTTTCCTTTGCTGTCTGTCCTTTTATAATATCGACCATCATTACATCAGCCACTTCACCCCCCACACCCCTGCTTCTCCCACCACCTTCCCTCTGATCCTCCTTACTCTCCCGCATTATCAAAAAATTTGGCTGTTTTCTCCAATTCTTCCCATTCCCATTTTCTTCGTTAGTTCATGGATCCAACGCAAAAGGTAAATTAAGACCCTATTTATACTTCAATTTGCCAGCAttgtagtttttttttctttcttttccgtTTAAATTCTTATAAATTGTTACTGATACAGGAAGATTCTTTGGCCGATGAGACAACTGAGAGTGCTAAATCTTGCACTGATTGTAAAACTACAAAGACACCCTTGTGGAGAGTTGGCCCTTATGGGCCTAAGGTAAGTTTATTACACCCATTTTGGGGTCATAATCAACGATTTCTAATCTGGGTTTTGTTTCATATGACCCAACGATTTCTAATCTGGGTTTTGTTTCATATCAGTTGATCAGATGCTAATTCGCATTATTAGTTGCTTTATTGCAGTCACTGTGTAATGCTTGTGGGATCAAATACAGAAAGAAAAAGGGTACCCCATCTGGATTTGGCAAAGACCcagataagaagaagaaagagacagaCAGTTCTAACAGTAGTACGGACAAATTAGCTCATAGCCAAAAGGAGAAAATTGGAAATGATGGGAAGCTAAGCAAAGGATTGAAGGTGAGATTTATGATGTTAGGGAAAGAAGTGGTGATATTACAGAGGCAGAGATCTTCAATGAAGAAGAAGCCAACAATTCATAGGAAATTTGGTGAAGTTGAAAGAGCTGCTCTTCTTTTGATGGCTCTGTCTTGTGGCTCTGTTTTTGCCTAAAGTCAGCACCTATTAGTTAGTACTAATTACTAAACCCTAACCTCTTATTAAAGTAGATAAACCCTTGTTTTTTTAAGCTTAGTCAAAGCTTTTAGGGGTACTATAAAAAATATTCCAGATGGATTAACAGAAAAAAGAATCTGGTTGTAGAGCCTTTTTAAAGAAATGGCTTGATTTTGGTAGCTTaggaaaaggaaaggaagaaagtGAAATTGTACATATATGATGGTGCTGATGATCTAATATGCCTTTTTGAGTTTTCATTTTATTGTCTGTTTGTTTGCTGCTCAAAATTGGATTATTCATTTGATATTCTGCAATTGTTAACTCTGATTGTCTTATAAAGTTGGTGAAGAACCTAAATTTTTTTGCCAATTTCATGTTTTGTTCAATGGTTTCACTGAAAGAGTGGTACCCTCTTTCTCTCTTTGGAACTAGGGTGGGTAGGTGAGAGAAGGGGGGGGGGATAAGCAAGGAAATTCGCAGGTTAATGGAATTAATAATTTCAAAATACTCCTTGATGTTCAAGACACTGTGCAGTGTCAATAGGATTCAACTATTGTCGTTCGGTTTTAATGCTATTTCTATGTTGTAACTTGTAGGAGAGAAATAGTGATTGTCTTGCTGGTTTTTTTTTTAACTACTAGGAGTACTGGAGTAGTATTTAAGTCCCCTAAATTTTCCTTCAAACTAAAAAGAGAAAGTGCTGTTGTGCGTAGATATGCAATTTTTGACCctttccaattttttttatattttagcatataaatatttaatttatgcctaatatagctatttcaattaatttttactcttttactttattttattacaaaaaaataaaaattaaaaaaaattattccgttaatgttttgtagtcatttttaatattgaaaaatatataaaaaaattaatttattttaacggtcagtctttttaataattattttacttaagtaggactaattaataaatgagatcgtttttaatctcgttcgcggggaaagaataaaacttggtcCTAATTTAGGACCTAGCCTATAATTCCCAAGCCCATAATTTCTAGGCACATACTCCTAATCTAATctctacccctatataatagcaCATACACCTAAAACATTGAATCTTTACACTAAGGACCCCCGAAAAGCTTTAGAATTTTCTGAGCTTCGGCAGCCATTgaatcttcttcttcacaaaaattACAGCCATCGTCTTCAACCTTAAGCCTTCCAAAATCGAGCTATAAATCCACACACGCGGCTTGAGGTGTGAGTCGAACTAAGAGGTTCACGAAATTGCGAGGTTAGAGGTTTTTCCGATTCTACGGATTTCAACCGAGAGGTTCTGACCGAGGTCCTGTTAAATTTGAGGTTCCTTCTTGACTCCCATCTTATTATCCATATGGCTCTGTTAATGCCTATTTTGTATGTTAAATTTGTAACCcgctaattttttttcttttgttttgacttTGTGATATTCTTACTAATTAAATGAGATAAGGAATGAGATACTCTGTTTTtgagtatagcatgcttttgtttatttttactgTACTAGCAAACAAGTATTTAACTGAAGTAACCATCATTATATTGTTCGCTCGTCCATTGATTTTGTCTTTTCTCTAAATTTAAGCATGTATTATACCTGCTCTTAGTTGGTTTCTTTCCTTAAAGCTCTATGTGTTTTCTATAAACGTTTTCTCATTTGTTGATTAGTTTAGTGATttattagttaaatattaatttgTTTTGATCGTTCCCATTGGTTTGCTACTAAAGCCTTAAAGGTTGAGGGATAAGAATGTGTGTTTAAATTAAATATTGGGTTACATGATTTTTTAGTTCAAGGGATCAAAGATAAAATGAATTATTGGGCCAATGTTAGTTCTGTGGGGGTTTAAGAGGATTGTACGACTTTTAGACTATCCAATTAGTTTATCAAGGTTGAAACCACAAATAACATGTTGAAAATTATTGGTTTTTGAAAGTTATTCTAGTTTATGGGCTAAATGGATTTCAACCAAGAATGAGGCCACTCAATTTAGTTTTTCTGTCGAGCCCCTTCAAGAATAAAGGCTCGCAGGCCTAATTTCCTCAAATACCAATAGTTTGATTCCAAAGGTAAAACACTTCATGGCTTCCAATAAAGCAATATCTATTATAATTCACATTGATAGTATGCTTTCAGACACACTCTTAATTAATCTACCCTcgtaattgtgtacacgttcgcatgacataattactttttttttaaataaaaaaataaaaaataaatcgaggtatgcgttcgtgcaacatcgacaaaactttcttaataaatcaACAAAAGCGTTATTAAtcatggacacgttcgcgtgacatgattttgacgcgccaaaagaaaagagtatacgtacgcgtaactcaattctttaattacgaataattcaagtgatttaaaagtggtaaagagataaatgcacataggtcctaaaaatgagtagttaaacaatttGAGCCAAGAATaattgctaagcgaccgtgctagaaccacagaacccgaaaatgcctaacaccttctcccgagttaacagaattccttaattagaatttctggttcgcagacttcaaaaggaaagtcgaaatttcctagatttgggatttaaaataaaccggtgacttgggacaccaattaaattatcctaagtgacgactctgaaatcaaataaataatctcatttcaaataatgtcacttaaattggaaaaactcccttatatcactttcggtgtgtaaaaaggaggtgtgacactatgaatagaattctatttagagtgaatgtctatcttgtagagaattttactttgtggctaagtcatttttttccctataaatagaggggtcttaCCCAATTGTAgatcatcccaaaattcaataagaattttctctctttctctgcaatattgttcttctacttttattgttttatcaCACGTTATCAGCCCGAGACTCTACCGTTCAAGAAGATTAAGGTAcaacttttctcctcttttaattatgattgatattatgaaaagaaagttcgttgcccttgaaatttcgggcaagaactatatgacatgggtgttggatgctgaaatccatttagatgcaatgggtcttggagacgccattaaagataaaactaaagcatccacccaagactgtgctaagaccttgattttcttgcgccatcac of the Nicotiana tabacum cultivar K326 chromosome 7, ASM71507v2, whole genome shotgun sequence genome contains:
- the LOC107778594 gene encoding GATA transcription factor 17 — encoded protein: MDPTQKEDSLADETTESAKSCTDCKTTKTPLWRVGPYGPKSLCNACGIKYRKKKGTPSGFGKDPDKKKKETDSSNSSTDKLAHSQKEKIGNDGKLSKGLKVRFMMLGKEVVILQRQRSSMKKKPTIHRKFGEVERAALLLMALSCGSVFA